A window of the Vigna angularis cultivar LongXiaoDou No.4 chromosome 3, ASM1680809v1, whole genome shotgun sequence genome harbors these coding sequences:
- the LOC108342304 gene encoding probable glutathione S-transferase — protein sequence MGEVKLHGFWYSPFALRVKWSLKLKGIEYENIEEDRFNKTPQLLQYNPVYKRIPVLVHAGKPISESMLIIEYIDQVWPQHPLLPSHPYHRALARFWVKYSDDLTEGVRALYRSKNVEERKKAIEDIWEHLRVVEDQCFGKENKFFGGESVNVVDLAFGSIIKYITVLEDIFEEQILEAQKFPRLYSWFNIFKSEPIIAEILPDQDQMVAFLTPRREQILASS from the exons atgggAGAGGTGAAGCTACATGGGTTTTGGTACAGTCCGTTCGCATTGAGGGTGAAGTGGAGCTTAAAGCTGAAAGGTATTGAGTATGAGAACATTGAAGAGGATCGATTCAACAAAACTCCTCAACTGCTTCAATACAATCCTGTCTACAAGAGAATCCCCGTTCTCGTTCATGCTGGAAAACCCATTTCTGAATCCATGCTCATAATCGAATACATCGATCAGGTTTGGCCTCAACATCCACTCTTACCTTCTCATCCCTACCACAGAGCTCTCGCACGATTTTGGGTCAAATACTCTGATGATCTG acCGAGGGAGTCAGAGCACTCTATCGTAGCAAAAATgtggaagagagaaagaaggcCATAGAGGATATTTGGGAGCATTTGAGAGTTGTGGAAGATCAGTGTTTTGGTAAGGAAAACAAATTCTTTGGAGGAGAGAGTGTTAATGTTGTGGACTTGGCTTTTGGGTCCATCATCAAATATATTACTGTGTTGGAAGATATCTTTGAAGAGCAAATTCTTGAAGCACAGAAATTCCCTCGTTTGTATTCATGGTTTAATATCTTCAAATCTGAACCAATCATCGCAGAAATCTTACCTGACCAGGATCAAATGGTAGCTTTTCTTACACCTCGTAGAGAACAAATTCTGGCATCGTcgtga